The genomic interval AAAACTGTTTGACCTGCTTGTCAGTTACCACGCCCCCACATTATACTGTACACATCATGCTACATATGCTTGTCAACATACCATATGAACGGCTTCATAATCTAGTGCAAATAACAGGCAAAGTATCaacacagacaaagacagaccAATAGGACCTCAGGGCACGTCCTGCTGAAAAACTCCCTCCACAGGGTCCCTGCGGTCCAGCGTATAGCTTAAGGAGAGAACTCACGGCACAGTGGAAGCCGTGCATCCAATAGAAATCATCTGTTCATTCTCTGCTTGCCTGCCTTATCAACCTCGCAGCACAGTGGTcagactgtgtgtctgtctatgcaTGGGATGTGTAGGAGTTTTGATCCACGCTCAAGACCACCTGTGAGATCTATGTCCTTCCTATTTCTTGGGTTATGGTCTCGATTCCAGAGGACTACTGCAACAGCTTTGGTACCGCAACCTGTAGGAAAAGAGGGGATGGTGTATGGATATGCATATAAATGTGTTACAACTCATTCTATGTCTATCAGTTATTGATCCTTTCCCCATCTTACCTTCTTCAGTTTCTTCATATTGGCACTCCTAATGGAGTCCAGCAGTTGGTCCCTGGAGTTAACACCGGCTTTGTTGGCCTTATCATCCATCTTCCTCTGTGATGCAGGCGTCAGGGAGTTGCGTAGGGAGTCTATGTCCAGCATggggggtggaggtgggggtggtcctccaggaggagggggtggaggaggtccCCCTCCTGGTCCTCTTTTAGGAGTCAACTTCGGCGAGGGCATTGGTGAGGGATGTGGGGAGGGTTTAGGGGAAGCCTTGGGGGAACCCCGGAGGAATCCTCCAGCAGTTTTGGGGACCTCCAGCGCCCCTTTCTTCTCACCATTGGCCTGGGCCAGCTTCTGCTCCTGTAGGCGCCGCTGTCGCTGCTTGTCCATGTTGCGGCTCAGGATGTTGGTCATGGTCATGCGTGGGCCGGCAAGCTCAAAGCCATAGCCCAGCTTCAGGAGGGTGGTGTTGTCTTTCAATATCTTGGTCATTTCCATTTCTGTCTTGCCCCCACAGATGTGCCTCTGGTTGTGGAAGCGCAGCTCGGTGAGTGTAGTGTTTTTCTGCAAGGCCTGGATCAGGGCCATTATACCCTTGGGGGTGAGAAGGTTCGAGTCCAGGTTGATGCTTGTGATGGACGTGTTGCTGCGCAAGGTGCCAGCGATGGCGTAGGCCACATGGTCGTCAGCACGGCAGTTGGCCAAGGCGAATGTCTTAATGTGGGTGTTTTTATTCAAGGCCTCTGTGAACTGGATGAGTGTTTTAGCCTTGATGACCTCAGAGTTGTTGACGTTGAGCTCGGTCATGGTGGGGTCGTTGCTGCGAACCTGCTCCATGAGGTCATCGAACATGCTGGAGTCCTCGTCTTCTTCCTCCTCTACTTTGGGCTTGCTAGGTGTGCTCTTGTTCGCCACACAGTTCCCACATTGTTCATCACCCTTGATGGATTTTAGTCCTTCATTCAAATTTTTTCCCTTTTTCTCTTCTGTTTCCTTATCTGTGATACTCCTATCTTTCGCTTTCATACTGTCCTTACGTTTTAACACCATGTCTTTCTCATTATCCTTACCATCTTCTTTCACTTTCTCCTTAGgatcttccttctcctcttgctTCTCACTTCCGCTCTCCTCCTCTTTTGGCGACTTTTGACGCTCAAGTTTCAAGTCAAATTTGTCTTTGTTGGGCTTGTCCTTCTCTTCCACTCTGGATTTCTTATCTTCTGGTTTACTCTCTTCAACGTGACTTTGCTTTTCCACCAACTTTGACACAAGTCCCCTTGTCTTGTTTTCACCTCTTTTCCTACTctcctcctttctttctttctccttgaTCTCCTCTTTTTCCTTTTTCTCCTGTAACTTGGAGATCATTTCTTTTGTCTTATTACTGGTGCTCAATCTATTGTCTCTTTTCTCCTTAAGCTTGCTATCCTcatttttctctctttccttgGCATCCTCTTTCTCTACAATGTCCCTACTCTCCACTCTCCCGAATCTGTCTCTAGTTGTATCTTTCACGTCAGTGTCGCTACTCTCAACTCTTTTGAAGCTTTCTCTAGGGGTCTCTTTCACATCTTTTtctttgctctcctctctcctgtatctACTGGACAGGCTGG from Salvelinus alpinus chromosome 2, SLU_Salpinus.1, whole genome shotgun sequence carries:
- the LOC139554743 gene encoding leiomodin-1-like, which codes for MSRRKVRGLTRTGRQVSEDPDLDNLLSNLSPEEMEELEKEVLVIPDLDPNEGIVIEQPATNAVRDRDAKLDSRERPGKLSQREQSIEGEPKKESRKQEYLRKMGLSQEGKEGGGIRRQSSISTERENKMVERNNKDPDCTKEDRASLSSRYRREESKEKDVKETPRESFKRVESSDTDVKDTTRDRFGRVESRDIVEKEDAKEREKNEDSKLKEKRDNRLSTSNKTKEMISKLQEKKEKEEIKEKERKEESRKRGENKTRGLVSKLVEKQSHVEESKPEDKKSRVEEKDKPNKDKFDLKLERQKSPKEEESGSEKQEEKEDPKEKVKEDGKDNEKDMVLKRKDSMKAKDRSITDKETEEKKGKNLNEGLKSIKGDEQCGNCVANKSTPSKPKVEEEEDEDSSMFDDLMEQVRSNDPTMTELNVNNSEVIKAKTLIQFTEALNKNTHIKTFALANCRADDHVAYAIAGTLRSNTSITSINLDSNLLTPKGIMALIQALQKNTTLTELRFHNQRHICGGKTEMEMTKILKDNTTLLKLGYGFELAGPRMTMTNILSRNMDKQRQRRLQEQKLAQANGEKKGALEVPKTAGGFLRGSPKASPKPSPHPSPMPSPKLTPKRGPGGGPPPPPPPGGPPPPPPPMLDIDSLRNSLTPASQRKMDDKANKAGVNSRDQLLDSIRSANMKKLKKVAVPKLLQ